The genomic segment ATCTGAAACATGTTTGCAAGAATTTAACAGGATAGATATTAATTTGACTCAGCTAAGAAAAAACGTAGATATTTTAAGAAGCACCTTAAATCCAGGAGTGAAATTTATGGCTGTTGTAAAAGGGGATGCATATGGACATGGATTAGTTCCTATAGCTCAGGAACTGGAAAAATGTAAATGTGATGCAATTGGAGTTGTGAGGCTGACTGAAGCTATTGCTTTAAGAAAAGGAAAAATTAAAATTCCAGTGGTAATATTGGCACCTTTAATGCCATCTCAATGCCAATGGGTTGTAGAGCATAATATTAGCGTAATGGTAGATAATGAGAAGATTGTTTCTGCGTTAGATAAAGAGGCCGTATCTAAAGATAAGATGGTTGACGTGCATATAAAAGTTAATACAGGCTTGAATAGGTATGGAATTGAAACAGATGAAGTCGTAAGGTTTATTCATATTATCAATGAAAAATATCCTCATATAAATATAAAAGGTATATATACTCATTTCAAAGATCCAGAATATAATGAGCAGTTCACGTATGATCAAATGATGAAATTTAATAAGGTTTTGAAGAAACTTGAAGAAGTGAATTTAAGACCTCCAATTGCACATGCAGCTGGATCAGCAGGAATACTTATGTATCCAGAATCACATTATGATATGGTAAGATGTGGACTGATATTATATGGGCTTGAGCATAAGCCAGATGAAAAAATGCTGCCTGAAGGAGTAAGTCCTATTATGTCTGTAAAAAGTAAAATCATAAAATTGGATAAGGTTAAAGCAAATGCATCTGGAGGATATGGTGATAACTTTATAGCTAAAAGAGATAGTGTTGTTGCAGTTGTTGGAATAGGTTACGGAGATGGCATATCTAGAGGTTGGAAAGAAGTTTTAATTGCAGGAAAAAGGGTCCCAGTAGTAAATTACTTTATGGATGGTATACTTGTTGATGTTACAGATATAAAGGAAAAAGTAAAAGAATTTGATGAAGCAGTCATAATAGGAAAACAAGGAGATGAATCAATCAGTTGGGAAGATGCTTGCCAGAGTATGAATTCATATATGGATGAGCAATTCCAAAGAATTACTGAAAGAGTACCAAAACATTATTTTATTTATAAATGATAAAATCTAGATTATAATATCAAATAAAGGATTTTAGCTGAAAGGGGGGAAAACATTGACTTTGCAACAATTAAAATATGCTCTTGAAATTGCAAGGTGCGGGTCAATAAACGAGGCAGCTAAAAAATTATTTATATCCCAGCCAAGTCTATCTAATTCAATAAGAGAACTTGAAAGTGAACTAGGAATTGTAATATTTGAGAGGACAAATAGAGGAATTAGTATTTCTTCAGATGGGATTGAATTCTTAGGGTATGCCCGCCAAATAAGTGAACAAGCTGAATTTATTGAGGACCGCTATCATGGAAGAAAAGAAAAGATTATGCATTTCTCTGTGTCAACTCAGCATTATGCTTTTGTTGTAAATGCATTTACAAGACTCTTAAAAGAAATTGAAACAAATCAGTATGAGTTTAATTTAAGAGAAACAAAGACATATGAAATAATAGATGATGTAAAGACTCTTCGTAGTGATGTTGGAATTTTATATATTAATGAAGTAAACTCTAAAGTTATGAATAGAATTTTTAGTGATAGTAATTTGAAATTTACTCCACTTTTTAATGCAAATCCACATATAATCATCAGTAATAATCATCCTCTTTCTACTAAAGAAAGTATTACTACTAATGAGATGTTAGAATTTACTTATGTAACATTTGAACAGGGAATTAATAATTCATTTAATTTTTCAGAAGAAATGATGAATATGGCTAATGTACCTAAAAGCATTAAAGTTATTGATAGAGCAACACTTTCAACTTTATTAACCAGTACAGATAGTTATACGATTGGAACAGGATTTATAGACTCTGATTTTGATGAAAGCAAACTTAAAGCAATACCAATAGAATGTGATGAAATTTTCACAGTTGGATGGATAGCCCATAAGGATATTAAGCTTAATAAAATAACAACGCGCTACATTGAGATTTTAAACGAAATTATTTCAACAAGTTATTTCGACTTAAATTATTATCTGTTATAGCAGTTTAAATGGAGGAAAATATGAGTAATGAGATTATAGGTACAAAGAGAAATAGTCCACCTTTTCGATATGATATAGTTGGAAGTTTTCTTAGAACTGATGAAATTAAGATTGCACGGAAACAATATAATAGTGGAGAAATAAATGCTCAAGAGCTAAGAAATATTGAAGACATAGAAATAAGAAAGCTCATAGAAAAGGAAAAAGAAATAGGGTTAATAGCTGTTACTGATGGAGAGTTTAGGAGATCATGGTGGCATCTTGATTTTTTTGTTGGAATAGAAGGTACAAAGAAAATAACATTAAATCAAGGAGGTAGTGTTCAAGGATCTAGAACAAAAGCTGAAAGCTTTCAAATTGTTGACAAGATAAGATTTAATAAGCATCCAATGTTAGAGCATTTTAAGTATTTAAATAGCATTGTTAAAGATCAAAATATTGCTAAATTTACTATTCCATCACCATCTCTCTTTCATTTTGTTCAAAGTCACAATAAAAATAATGTATATGGCAGTGATGAAGAGCTGATGGAAGACATTATTAGTGTTTACAAATCTGCAATAAAGGAGTTTTACGATGCAGGCTGTCGTTATTTGCAGTTTGATGATACTGCATGGGGAACCCTATGTAGCGAAAGACATAGAAGTTATTTTAGGAGTCAGGGAATTGACCCAGAAGCTCTTTCGAAGAATTATGTAAGATTGATAAATGAGAGCGTCAAAGAAAAGCCAGAAGATATGATCATAACTTTGCATGTTTGTCGTGGAAATCTACATTCAATAGGATTTGCATCAGGTGGATATGAACCTATTGCAGAAGAATTATTTTCTAATGCTAAGGTGGATGGATTTTTTCTTGAATATGATAGTGAAAGATGCGGAGATTTTAAGCCACTAAGATTTATAAATGATCAGTTTGTTGTATTGGGACTTGTAACAACAAAGCATGGAGGTCTTGAAAGTAAAGAGCAATTAAAAAATCGTATTGCAGAAGCTTCTCAATATGTAGATATTAATAAACTTTGTCTAAGTCCACAGTGCGGTTTTGCATCAACAGAAGAAGGAAATATAATTACCGAAGAAGAACAATGGGAGAAAATTAAACTTGTTATTGAAACAGCTAATGAAATTTGGAAGTGAATTTGTTTGTTATAGGAAA from the Clostridium beijerinckii genome contains:
- the alr gene encoding alanine racemase, yielding MKTIEKEFVVIAEGKSSETCLQEFNRIDINLTQLRKNVDILRSTLNPGVKFMAVVKGDAYGHGLVPIAQELEKCKCDAIGVVRLTEAIALRKGKIKIPVVILAPLMPSQCQWVVEHNISVMVDNEKIVSALDKEAVSKDKMVDVHIKVNTGLNRYGIETDEVVRFIHIINEKYPHINIKGIYTHFKDPEYNEQFTYDQMMKFNKVLKKLEEVNLRPPIAHAAGSAGILMYPESHYDMVRCGLILYGLEHKPDEKMLPEGVSPIMSVKSKIIKLDKVKANASGGYGDNFIAKRDSVVAVVGIGYGDGISRGWKEVLIAGKRVPVVNYFMDGILVDVTDIKEKVKEFDEAVIIGKQGDESISWEDACQSMNSYMDEQFQRITERVPKHYFIYK
- a CDS encoding LysR family transcriptional regulator; this translates as MTLQQLKYALEIARCGSINEAAKKLFISQPSLSNSIRELESELGIVIFERTNRGISISSDGIEFLGYARQISEQAEFIEDRYHGRKEKIMHFSVSTQHYAFVVNAFTRLLKEIETNQYEFNLRETKTYEIIDDVKTLRSDVGILYINEVNSKVMNRIFSDSNLKFTPLFNANPHIIISNNHPLSTKESITTNEMLEFTYVTFEQGINNSFNFSEEMMNMANVPKSIKVIDRATLSTLLTSTDSYTIGTGFIDSDFDESKLKAIPIECDEIFTVGWIAHKDIKLNKITTRYIEILNEIISTSYFDLNYYLL
- a CDS encoding 5-methyltetrahydropteroyltriglutamate--homocysteine S-methyltransferase is translated as MSNEIIGTKRNSPPFRYDIVGSFLRTDEIKIARKQYNSGEINAQELRNIEDIEIRKLIEKEKEIGLIAVTDGEFRRSWWHLDFFVGIEGTKKITLNQGGSVQGSRTKAESFQIVDKIRFNKHPMLEHFKYLNSIVKDQNIAKFTIPSPSLFHFVQSHNKNNVYGSDEELMEDIISVYKSAIKEFYDAGCRYLQFDDTAWGTLCSERHRSYFRSQGIDPEALSKNYVRLINESVKEKPEDMIITLHVCRGNLHSIGFASGGYEPIAEELFSNAKVDGFFLEYDSERCGDFKPLRFINDQFVVLGLVTTKHGGLESKEQLKNRIAEASQYVDINKLCLSPQCGFASTEEGNIITEEEQWEKIKLVIETANEIWK